In Candidatus Methanomethylophilus alvi Mx1201, a genomic segment contains:
- a CDS encoding proteasome subunit beta, archaeal codes for MNANVESDNVVKTGTTTIGMKIKDGVILATDQRATMNNLIANSHVQKVYPLADNLGMTISGLVGDAQLMVRYMQSQISIYTMQKGAPMSVQTAATLMGSVIRQGFYLGPILAGYDRTGGHVFSVDGAGGVIEDDYTSSGSGSITAYGALETLYKPDMTKKEGIDVAIAGLNAARRRDNYTGDGMLILYIGPKGYEWVPQEDIKARCEELGFKYPN; via the coding sequence ATGAACGCTAACGTTGAATCTGATAATGTTGTCAAGACGGGAACGACCACCATCGGAATGAAGATCAAAGACGGTGTGATCCTTGCCACCGATCAGAGGGCGACCATGAACAACCTCATCGCCAACAGCCACGTTCAGAAGGTCTACCCCCTCGCCGACAACCTGGGAATGACCATCTCCGGACTCGTGGGCGACGCACAGCTCATGGTCAGGTACATGCAGAGTCAGATCTCCATCTACACCATGCAGAAGGGAGCCCCCATGTCCGTGCAGACGGCCGCCACCCTCATGGGCTCCGTCATCCGCCAGGGTTTCTACCTCGGCCCCATACTCGCAGGATACGACCGCACCGGCGGCCACGTCTTCAGCGTGGACGGCGCCGGAGGGGTCATCGAGGACGACTACACATCCTCCGGATCCGGCTCCATCACCGCCTACGGTGCGCTGGAGACCCTCTACAAGCCCGACATGACCAAGAAGGAGGGCATCGACGTGGCCATCGCCGGCCTCAACGCCGCCAGGCGCAGGGACAACTACACCGGCGACGGCATGCTGATCCTCTACATCGGGCCCAAAGGTTACGAGTGGGTCCCCCAGGAGGACATCAAGGCGCGCTGCGAGGAGCTCGGGTTCAAGTACCCGAACTGA
- a CDS encoding beta-CASP ribonuclease aCPSF1 has protein sequence MNPDRLFDSLREQVKGLAPSNMDISSIEFEGPIVAIYVRNYDEFSGNVDVAKNMAMSVRRRVDIRPDPSTLEDPDKVEKKIRSMIPDSAEVTDINFQPDTGQAFVEAINPGAINDQEILSALKKESGWNVKVMRSPPIPSKTISDVRGYLRYSKDERSAMLKKVARNLVRPVIEGEQWVRVTTMGGFRQVGRSASLLTTRNSKILIDCGLDPGSDATPYFAIPEANPITDIDAVVITHAHLDHCGTLPALFKYGYEGPVYCTEPTRDLMALLQLDNIKLAYGEAKKNLYDAKDVRKEILHTIPLKYGSTTDIAPDVRLTFHNAGHILGSAIAHFHVGEGLHNIAFTGDTKYEKTWLFNPANTKFPRLETLVIESTYGGHNDYQPSRHDASEQLGEYIKEACTHGGKILIPVFAVGRSQEVMLVIEELERTEAIPPLPVYLDGMIWEATAIHTAYPEYLNTQLRTQIFQKNENPFLSPIFHRVETADMREEICHSPDPCIVLATGGMMSGGPVLEYFREWADDPRNWLLFVGYQSENSLGRTIQRGRTEITLPSKGKQITVEIKMNRETVDGFSGHSDRKQMMEYIRKLDPRPDKIIIGHGEDRKCTDLASSIYKKYNIQTVAPQNLETVRLK, from the coding sequence ATGAACCCAGACAGACTATTCGACAGCCTCAGGGAGCAGGTGAAGGGGTTGGCCCCCTCCAACATGGACATCTCGTCCATCGAGTTCGAGGGCCCCATAGTGGCCATATACGTGAGGAACTACGACGAGTTCTCCGGAAACGTCGACGTGGCCAAGAACATGGCCATGAGCGTGAGGAGGAGGGTCGACATCAGACCGGACCCGTCCACCCTGGAGGACCCGGACAAGGTGGAAAAGAAGATCCGTTCCATGATCCCCGATTCGGCCGAGGTCACGGACATCAACTTCCAACCCGATACCGGACAGGCCTTCGTGGAGGCCATCAACCCCGGCGCCATCAACGACCAGGAGATCCTGTCCGCCCTGAAGAAGGAATCCGGATGGAACGTCAAGGTCATGAGGTCCCCTCCGATACCGTCCAAGACCATCTCGGACGTCAGGGGATACCTCAGGTACAGCAAGGACGAGCGCTCCGCCATGCTCAAGAAGGTCGCGAGGAACCTCGTGCGTCCCGTCATCGAGGGCGAGCAATGGGTCAGGGTCACCACCATGGGAGGTTTCAGGCAGGTAGGGAGGTCGGCTTCCCTCCTCACCACCAGGAACAGCAAGATCCTCATCGACTGCGGCCTCGACCCCGGGTCCGACGCCACCCCCTACTTCGCCATCCCCGAGGCGAACCCCATCACCGACATCGATGCGGTCGTCATCACCCACGCCCACCTCGACCACTGCGGGACCCTTCCCGCCCTGTTCAAGTACGGATACGAGGGGCCGGTGTACTGCACCGAGCCCACCAGGGACCTCATGGCCCTGCTGCAGCTCGACAACATCAAACTCGCATACGGCGAGGCGAAGAAGAACCTCTACGATGCGAAGGACGTCAGGAAGGAGATCCTCCACACGATCCCCCTCAAATACGGTTCCACCACCGACATCGCACCCGACGTAAGACTCACATTCCACAACGCGGGACACATCCTCGGGTCCGCCATCGCCCACTTCCACGTGGGGGAGGGGCTGCACAACATCGCCTTTACCGGCGACACCAAATACGAGAAGACCTGGCTTTTCAACCCCGCCAACACCAAGTTCCCCAGGCTGGAGACCCTGGTCATCGAATCCACATACGGAGGCCACAACGACTACCAGCCCTCCAGGCACGACGCGTCCGAACAGCTCGGGGAGTACATCAAGGAGGCCTGTACCCACGGCGGTAAGATCCTCATCCCCGTCTTCGCCGTCGGCCGTTCCCAGGAGGTCATGCTCGTCATAGAGGAACTGGAGAGGACGGAGGCCATCCCGCCGCTGCCCGTGTACCTCGACGGTATGATCTGGGAGGCTACCGCCATCCACACCGCATACCCCGAGTACCTCAACACCCAGCTGAGGACCCAGATATTCCAGAAGAACGAGAACCCCTTCCTCTCCCCGATCTTCCACAGGGTGGAGACCGCCGACATGAGGGAGGAGATATGCCACTCCCCCGACCCGTGCATCGTCCTCGCCACCGGCGGTATGATGTCCGGAGGGCCCGTCCTCGAGTACTTCAGGGAATGGGCGGACGACCCCAGGAACTGGCTCCTGTTCGTCGGATACCAGAGCGAGAACAGTCTGGGAAGGACCATCCAGAGAGGAAGGACGGAGATCACCCTGCCTTCCAAGGGCAAGCAGATCACCGTCGAGATCAAGATGAACCGCGAGACCGTCGACGGATTCTCCGGACACTCGGACAGGAAGCAGATGATGGAGTACATCAGGAAGCTCGACCCGCGGCCCGACAAGATCATCATCGGCCATGGGGAGGACAGGAAGTGTACCGACCTCGCCTCCTCCATCTACAAGAAGTACAACATCCAGACGGTCGCCCCCCAGAATCTGGAGACGGTGAGGCTGAAGTGA
- a CDS encoding UbiX family flavin prenyltransferase — protein MRSVVAITGASGALYGVRLLQELPGERILVMSETAKRIIPAETGYSVEQVEGMADAVYSDDDLAAPIASGSFRYDVLFVAPCTESSVAKFACGIADTLISRAVMCAIKEQRKTVLVVRETPKSAIMLENELKLARLGVVIMDANPAFYPQPKTVDDIVGFVVGRCLMQAGVEQDLFRAWGENPPE, from the coding sequence GTGAGGTCCGTCGTCGCCATCACCGGTGCGTCCGGGGCCCTCTACGGGGTCAGGCTCCTGCAGGAGCTCCCCGGAGAGAGGATCCTCGTGATGTCGGAGACGGCGAAGAGGATAATCCCGGCCGAGACGGGGTATTCGGTGGAACAGGTCGAAGGGATGGCGGATGCCGTCTATTCCGACGACGACCTCGCCGCCCCCATCGCGTCCGGGTCCTTCCGGTACGACGTGCTTTTCGTCGCACCCTGTACGGAGTCCTCGGTGGCGAAGTTCGCCTGCGGGATAGCCGACACCCTGATCTCGAGGGCGGTCATGTGCGCCATAAAGGAACAGAGGAAGACCGTCCTCGTGGTGAGGGAGACCCCGAAGAGCGCCATAATGCTGGAGAACGAACTGAAGCTCGCCAGACTCGGGGTCGTCATAATGGATGCGAACCCCGCCTTCTATCCCCAACCCAAGACGGTAGACGACATCGTCGGATTCGTCGTCGGCAGGTGCCTCATGCAGGCCGGCGTGGAGCAGGACCTGTTCAGGGCATGGGGAGAGAATCCCCCGGAGTGA
- a CDS encoding ATP-binding protein — MLRRKIYDSILEWKKAKNGTCLLIKGARQVGKTYIIRKFGEDNYKNTVYINFDIDEDLKSAFDGNLNVDHITMLLSGLRTGFKFEEGSTLLILDEIQNCPRARTALKAFAVDGRYDVIASGSLLGVNLKKVPSFPVGYETDMTLRPLDFEEFVWGMGLDEKVIEEVKSCISEKTPLSAPLMKAMTDLFDQYMIIGGMPKAVTTFIEKKDFNLAADVVKNILSVTKSDIATYSSASDRVKTRACLDSIPAQLTKTNKKFVYADVMEGNNPSTRKYAGNLLWLYEAGLIEYCYNLKQPTFPLESNMFIDSFKVYMSDTGMLMNMYPVETRRSILLKHPSVNKGGVTENVVADAIAASGRRLYYMHNGRREIDFIVQLGEEIAAMEVKSGKDRASRTLDNMAKEKGPITRFIKLEDGDIRVDENGVEHYPLFATGFIDSMCKKE; from the coding sequence GTGCTTAGGAGAAAGATATACGATTCGATCCTGGAATGGAAAAAAGCCAAGAACGGCACATGTCTTCTGATAAAGGGCGCCAGGCAGGTAGGCAAGACCTACATAATAAGGAAATTCGGAGAAGACAATTACAAGAATACCGTATACATAAACTTCGACATCGACGAGGACCTGAAATCCGCATTCGACGGGAATCTCAATGTAGACCACATAACCATGCTTTTGAGCGGACTCCGCACAGGGTTCAAATTCGAAGAGGGATCCACCTTATTGATATTGGACGAGATACAGAACTGTCCCCGTGCCAGAACCGCACTGAAAGCCTTTGCTGTCGATGGAAGATACGACGTCATCGCTTCCGGGTCCCTTCTGGGTGTTAATCTGAAAAAAGTACCATCATTCCCAGTAGGATATGAGACCGACATGACCCTCAGACCCCTGGATTTCGAGGAATTTGTCTGGGGGATGGGTCTTGATGAAAAGGTGATCGAGGAGGTGAAATCATGCATATCCGAGAAAACGCCCCTCTCCGCACCCTTGATGAAAGCCATGACCGACCTGTTCGATCAATATATGATAATAGGCGGAATGCCCAAAGCCGTCACCACATTCATAGAGAAGAAGGATTTCAATCTTGCAGCAGACGTCGTAAAGAACATCCTGAGTGTCACCAAATCGGACATAGCCACATACTCGAGCGCATCCGACAGGGTAAAGACCCGTGCCTGCCTTGATTCCATACCCGCACAGCTTACCAAAACCAACAAGAAATTCGTCTATGCCGATGTGATGGAAGGAAACAATCCGTCGACAAGAAAGTATGCAGGAAACCTGCTGTGGCTGTATGAAGCAGGACTTATAGAATACTGCTATAATCTAAAACAACCGACATTCCCTCTGGAATCCAACATGTTCATCGATTCGTTCAAAGTATACATGTCGGACACGGGTATGCTTATGAACATGTATCCTGTGGAAACAAGAAGATCCATCCTTCTCAAACATCCCTCTGTAAACAAAGGCGGTGTGACCGAGAACGTGGTCGCAGACGCCATAGCGGCATCCGGACGCAGACTCTACTACATGCATAACGGGAGGAGGGAGATAGACTTCATAGTCCAGTTGGGAGAGGAGATCGCGGCGATGGAGGTAAAATCCGGAAAGGACAGGGCCTCCAGGACCCTCGACAACATGGCCAAAGAAAAAGGGCCGATCACCCGTTTCATAAAACTGGAAGACGGGGACATCCGGGTGGACGAAAACGGGGTGGAACATTATCCCCTATTCGCCACCGGATTCATAGACAGCATGTGCAAAAAGGAATGA
- the leuS gene encoding leucine--tRNA ligase, translating to MSRDYAEMEKKWQSKWAEKKLNESERQDGKPKFMLIFAYPGLTGYLHVGHLRGYTYADALGRYKRMTGYNVLFPVGTHATGNGAISLASKIARKDEKTVDYLLRNGCPEEEIDKLKEPMDVVNFFNNVYQNDYWKRFGFLADWRRFTCTLYPDYGKFIEWQFTKLKEKGLLVQKPYYAPFCPVHGPVAVDPSETDISKGGLAETQEYTLLKFWCEERKFFLVAATLRPETIFGQVCFWARPDMEYSIVEKDGERWVVSPQCAEKMSLQFDGVEEVGRIAGKDLIGLTCTAPMIHKQIPVFPADFVDPDVGTGLVTSCPSDAPDDWNSLQVVKANPELTEKYGISKDIVDAVVPVSIISIKGYGDFPAQSIIEKMKIPSVKDPAKFRELMDEAKKQVYKDGYHMGVMKDVCGEFSGMRVEEAKDKIQQAMLASKEAEIFRDLTEEVVCRCGQRVHIKRIDDQWFINYADRQLTDSTKEHCRDMTIFPAQYYENVQGVLDWYRERACVRLGNWLGTRFPFDNKWIIEAISDSTLYPLFYTISLYSNTKQITPEQMTPEFFDYVVLEKGEPSAVAGSTGIDQELLEKIRKDVHYWYPLDINLGGKEHMTVHFPVFLMNHRAILPDDMQPKGIIVNWYVTGKNKDKISKSKGGAQPIPGAVAKFGADSMRLYYAHVASMFVDVEWDEDLVFTYKQKLENIMSSVEDLINAEADVPSGDIDAWLLSRFNTHVSEIRAAMDRYDLRQMATVVYYDMSNDMRWYARRGGKNRDTVMQALRIWINAMMPITPHVAEELWSEAGFEGLVSEAQFPEADDSKRNAAAEYGEGLVQEVIGDVNEIKKMAKTEVSKAVIYTTPMWKVGVMKDAIAMAEAGNLTIPDLTKRCMADENLKKRGKETSDFVKKIAVDLMRSNLKDKKALADLDEETLLKSAKDFIASETGMETEIYGADEENKFDPSNKARVAVPGRPAIYLC from the coding sequence ATGAGCCGCGACTACGCCGAGATGGAGAAGAAGTGGCAGTCCAAATGGGCTGAGAAGAAACTGAACGAGTCCGAGAGGCAGGACGGGAAACCCAAGTTCATGCTGATCTTCGCATACCCGGGTCTTACCGGATACCTCCATGTTGGACATCTCAGGGGATACACGTACGCCGACGCCCTCGGCAGGTACAAGAGGATGACCGGATACAACGTCCTCTTCCCCGTGGGGACCCATGCCACCGGGAACGGGGCCATCTCCCTCGCCAGCAAGATTGCCAGGAAGGACGAGAAGACCGTCGACTATCTTCTGAGGAACGGATGCCCCGAGGAGGAGATCGACAAGCTCAAGGAGCCCATGGATGTGGTGAACTTCTTCAACAACGTCTATCAGAACGACTATTGGAAGAGGTTCGGCTTCCTCGCCGACTGGAGGAGGTTCACCTGCACCCTGTATCCCGACTATGGGAAGTTCATCGAGTGGCAGTTCACCAAGCTGAAGGAGAAGGGCCTGCTGGTCCAGAAGCCGTACTACGCCCCCTTCTGCCCCGTCCACGGCCCCGTCGCCGTGGATCCGAGCGAGACCGACATATCCAAGGGCGGTCTGGCCGAGACCCAGGAGTATACCCTCCTGAAGTTCTGGTGCGAGGAGAGGAAGTTCTTCCTCGTGGCGGCCACCCTCCGTCCCGAGACCATCTTCGGACAGGTCTGTTTCTGGGCGAGGCCCGATATGGAATACTCCATAGTCGAGAAGGACGGGGAGAGATGGGTCGTCTCCCCGCAGTGCGCGGAGAAGATGTCCCTGCAGTTCGACGGAGTGGAGGAGGTCGGGAGGATCGCCGGGAAGGACCTCATCGGTCTGACATGCACCGCCCCCATGATCCACAAGCAGATCCCCGTGTTCCCGGCCGACTTCGTCGACCCCGACGTGGGTACCGGGCTCGTCACCTCCTGCCCGTCCGATGCACCCGACGACTGGAACTCTCTGCAGGTCGTCAAGGCGAATCCCGAACTGACGGAGAAGTACGGAATATCGAAGGACATCGTCGATGCGGTCGTACCCGTCTCCATAATATCGATCAAAGGATACGGGGACTTCCCCGCCCAGTCCATAATCGAGAAGATGAAGATCCCCTCCGTGAAGGACCCTGCCAAGTTCAGGGAGCTGATGGACGAGGCCAAGAAGCAGGTCTACAAGGACGGATACCACATGGGTGTCATGAAGGACGTCTGCGGCGAGTTCTCTGGGATGCGTGTCGAGGAGGCCAAGGATAAGATCCAGCAGGCCATGCTCGCATCCAAGGAGGCCGAGATATTCAGGGACCTCACGGAGGAGGTCGTCTGCAGGTGCGGACAGAGGGTCCATATCAAGAGGATCGACGACCAGTGGTTCATCAACTACGCCGACAGGCAGCTCACAGACTCCACCAAGGAGCACTGCAGGGACATGACCATCTTCCCCGCCCAGTACTACGAGAACGTGCAGGGCGTCCTCGATTGGTACAGGGAGAGGGCGTGCGTCAGGCTCGGCAACTGGCTCGGGACCAGGTTCCCCTTCGACAACAAGTGGATCATCGAGGCCATCTCGGACTCCACCCTGTACCCTCTGTTCTACACGATCTCCCTGTACTCCAACACCAAGCAGATAACTCCCGAGCAGATGACGCCCGAGTTCTTCGACTACGTCGTCCTCGAGAAGGGGGAACCGTCCGCCGTCGCAGGAAGCACCGGTATAGACCAGGAACTGCTGGAAAAGATCCGCAAGGACGTCCACTACTGGTATCCTCTGGATATCAACCTGGGAGGCAAGGAGCACATGACCGTCCACTTCCCGGTCTTCCTCATGAACCACAGGGCCATCCTGCCCGACGACATGCAGCCCAAGGGCATCATAGTCAACTGGTACGTCACCGGCAAGAACAAGGACAAGATCTCCAAATCCAAGGGTGGTGCGCAGCCCATACCCGGTGCGGTCGCCAAGTTCGGTGCCGACAGCATGAGGCTATACTACGCCCACGTCGCGAGCATGTTCGTCGATGTGGAGTGGGACGAGGACCTGGTATTCACCTACAAGCAGAAGCTCGAGAACATCATGTCCTCAGTGGAGGACCTCATCAATGCGGAGGCCGACGTGCCTTCCGGGGACATCGACGCATGGCTGCTCTCCAGGTTCAACACCCATGTCTCGGAGATCAGGGCCGCCATGGACAGGTACGACCTCAGGCAGATGGCAACCGTCGTCTATTACGACATGTCCAACGACATGCGCTGGTATGCCCGCCGCGGCGGGAAGAACAGGGATACCGTCATGCAGGCCCTCCGCATATGGATCAACGCCATGATGCCCATAACCCCGCACGTCGCGGAGGAGCTGTGGTCCGAGGCAGGGTTCGAGGGATTGGTCTCCGAGGCCCAGTTCCCCGAGGCCGACGATTCCAAGAGGAATGCCGCCGCGGAGTACGGTGAGGGACTCGTACAGGAGGTCATCGGCGATGTCAACGAGATCAAGAAGATGGCGAAGACCGAGGTGTCCAAGGCGGTCATCTACACCACCCCCATGTGGAAGGTCGGCGTGATGAAGGACGCCATCGCCATGGCGGAGGCCGGGAACCTGACCATCCCGGACCTCACCAAGAGATGCATGGCCGACGAGAATCTGAAGAAGAGGGGTAAGGAGACCTCCGACTTCGTCAAGAAGATAGCTGTGGACCTCATGAGGTCCAACCTGAAGGACAAGAAGGCCCTCGCAGACCTCGACGAGGAGACCCTCCTGAAGTCCGCCAAGGACTTCATCGCATCGGAGACCGGTATGGAGACCGAGATCTACGGAGCCGACGAGGAGAACAAGTTCGACCCCTCCAACAAGGCCCGTGTAGCGGTCCCCGGAAGGCCCGCCATCTACCTCTGCTGA
- a CDS encoding ribbon-helix-helix domain-containing protein, which translates to MTGEEGVKISVRLSSEDMQLIQDFMEENDLDVTISSFIRDAIRGYIADKKVPAEAGEDGIYVRLSEVLIQAMENLKKEGVIFDEESYIRQLVMSDLIPQESLENTKTNAFKAAQEASRMM; encoded by the coding sequence ATGACAGGCGAAGAAGGTGTGAAGATCTCGGTGAGACTGTCCAGCGAGGACATGCAACTCATACAGGACTTCATGGAAGAGAACGATCTCGACGTCACCATTTCGTCTTTCATACGCGATGCCATCCGCGGCTACATAGCCGACAAAAAAGTACCTGCTGAGGCAGGCGAGGATGGGATTTACGTCCGCCTCAGCGAGGTACTGATCCAGGCTATGGAGAACCTGAAGAAGGAAGGCGTGATCTTCGACGAGGAGAGCTACATCAGGCAGCTCGTCATGTCGGATCTCATTCCCCAGGAATCCTTGGAGAACACCAAGACCAACGCCTTCAAGGCTGCTCAGGAAGCCTCGCGGATGATGTGA
- a CDS encoding cell division protein FtsZ, producing MITTEEARENVLSDVAVSGDPRIAVIGVGGAGCRIASMLYGKMSRVGVIAINTDKKALEETSADNRIYICKEVTKGLGTRGDPALGKKCAQIHESEIMSAVSSYNMAIIVAGMGGGTGTGAAPVIAELCDRVGVTVAAIDIMPFSFEEDRAVKAAEGHRSLHARCPYLVQVFNDKSLTHEGVSTMGDALSMVNMSVVKSIDNFVMDAPMIVKRRAADKADEIKGTESTGKTVQLS from the coding sequence ATGATAACAACTGAGGAAGCGAGGGAGAACGTCCTGTCGGATGTCGCCGTCTCCGGAGACCCGCGCATAGCGGTCATCGGAGTGGGCGGTGCAGGCTGCAGGATAGCCTCTATGCTCTACGGGAAGATGAGCCGTGTCGGAGTCATTGCCATAAATACCGACAAGAAGGCCCTCGAGGAGACCTCCGCCGACAACAGGATATACATCTGCAAAGAGGTCACCAAGGGTCTCGGGACCAGAGGCGACCCCGCCCTCGGAAAGAAATGCGCACAGATCCACGAATCCGAGATCATGAGTGCCGTGAGCAGCTACAACATGGCCATCATCGTCGCCGGAATGGGCGGAGGTACCGGGACCGGTGCCGCACCTGTCATCGCAGAACTCTGCGACCGCGTCGGAGTGACCGTGGCCGCCATCGACATCATGCCGTTCTCCTTCGAGGAGGACAGGGCGGTCAAGGCCGCCGAGGGACACAGGTCTCTGCATGCGAGGTGCCCGTATCTCGTACAGGTCTTCAACGACAAGTCCCTGACACACGAAGGCGTCTCCACCATGGGGGACGCTCTCTCCATGGTCAACATGTCCGTCGTCAAGTCGATAGACAACTTCGTCATGGACGCACCTATGATCGTGAAGAGAAGGGCCGCCGACAAGGCGGACGAGATCAAAGGCACGGAGAGTACCGGGAAGACGGTACAGCTCTCGTAA